CCACCCTCATAAAGAGCTGaactgttttcttttcactATTGCACTTTATTACGCCTGTATTATCTCAGCAATCTGTAATCTTTGTGTttatattgtgtattgtatttgtCATGGTTTATACcattgtgcttgagagacaggATCAGTTgtaatcaaattccttgtatgtgtggGCTCACAAACCAGGCCAATAAACGTGATTGATGATTggcgtattattattattattatacattgttttttttgctcacaTATTGTAATGGTGACTGAATATGTGTAGAAATCTGTTTATTTACCATTCTGGAGTAGTTTGAGCTGTAAACTTGGTCTCTGCTCCAGGCTACGAGTTGACCGGTCTGGCCAGGGGAGGAGAGCAGCTGTCCAGGCTGAAGAGGAACTATGCCAAAGCTGTTGAGCTGCTGGTGGAGTTGGCCTCCCTTCAGGTAGATGTCTCATCATtcaatttgtacatttttaaataatttcatttatattgttaatgctgtaaattaaatgaCACTTTACAGACCTCCTTTGTCACACTGGATGAAGCCATTAAGATCACCAACCGCCGTGTCAATGCCATTGAGCATGGTAGGACAATTATGATCAATTCTAAGAAGCCTGATGGAATGCTTGTTACCTGTCAGTATTCAGTGGTGGTCCCCATCTCCCTATTGTTGCACAATACAGATCTGAATTTTTCAACATGACGTAGGCCTTTTAGAATATTTCGTGGATGCAAGACAATTGGTCTACAGCCTATATGACAAgtaatgtttttgcttttctggACACTAAAAGTATTAAAAGTAGTCCTGGTAGTGACTGAGGCTGCCTGAGTACAGAGCTGCTTCGTGTAGGAGTTTCACGCTGCGCGGTGCGGCACCCGACTGCCTTGTTCTGGCAACGCggtcatttgttgaactttgaatTTTGTCCAATGCGTGTGACCAGTAGAATCAAAGCGGGCGAGGGTTCtttctagggctgcaactaatgattattttaataatcgattaatcgatttttaataaatcgtagaatcggataaccCAACccttattcaaaaacagaaccaaaatctttagaaagtgcacaaacatgttgctccttgagctgttataatataaaataaaataaaaattgactaacacaaaaaacatacacatgtatgctttacatctgccaaatatactttttttttttttttttttataaagtgccacctgagctgccagaacgataaataatttataaaaaaataaagaacaatacaaatcagaaaatttaacaggatttgtttgaacttgtcagaacttgttctctacactacactgaagatgcacacactcacaaactctcacactgacacacacacacttttctaacttagtagttttgtcctgatttcagtccaaatctctaaagaaatcttaaatcaagatacatttactcgacacatgaaatagcataagaaatgatgtcttgttttctgataaaacatctcagaattaagtgattgtttaaaacaagcaaaattatctgccaatggggtaagaaaattaatcttaatgagatataatctcaaacagaagttttaagcatcacttaattttctcatgccatttttcttgtctattaatcttgatttaagattttttagatatttggactggaaacgagacaaaattactaggtaagaaaagctttttttgcagtgcagctatacatgacaacagattgaaaaatgaatggtccaaaaaaggctagtgaataaaaacaggtctttagtcttttaatgcaaagtaactatagcgcCCCTgcttactactgttattaacgcgctaacgctaacttgtcatgcttgtcaagctggatgacgggtaacatttccatttacagcatttatcagacgcctttatcccgagcgacttactatcagtagttacagggacagtcccctggagcaacttagggttaagtgtcttgctcagggacaacaataggcgagtcgtccacgcggagacgcgaGAAAGAACAAGAACTCTTTAGTCCCCGAACGCTGTTCATCCCCCCTCatacctgtaggtggcgctgtaagtccccgtctagttctcctccacggcgagttaaacaccagcaccagggacattacgttcctcacttcaaaacggaacaaaagtaggattctgtagtgacgtcccctgctgctgaactccctttctcctcatcaaacacgcgtttcaggtgcaggatcattggcgtggtgctcccgtgccgtgccatgtcgcttttgcatattatcgcgcagatttctctgcctccgccatgtatctgtcctctacctccgcttgtttttttatttttgctccgcgctgtctatgaggcgccaaattCAGCTAGTAtgtgtgcgcgagagagaccgagtgtgttcaatccgcgctcaaataaagttttttttttaaattatcaaacgtctccgcgtcgcgcgacacaaACGCATCGATTATGTTGTCAACTCTTTCAGTAAttgatttaatcgattcgttgttgcagccctagttcttTCTGCCACCTCGAAACACTCACACTAAGCGGGATGATAGTTCTCTGAGTGTtgagagatctacaacacgacgtTATCGTCTTACAGGGAGTTTagcctgacaactgctttaaaaaacagTCTGAAAGCTGCTTTAGCttttctgtgttcagtccacactcacctgatgccacagacgtctgaaccagccaAAAGCCAAAAGTACACACATACAAGgaactgtaggagagagaataaagaaaggaagaaacgttgggaaggagtgatacagagagggacccccttccagggtagggggagcctgcaagtggtgtcagtgcagagctggtgatgatttgtccaataagagaaaaagttgaGTCCTATGTGACGAAGTAAAATTCTTggctaaaaatgtatttcagtaaAATTAAATGACctattttaaaaacaacttaaatgacaaatttctcacaaaaactactcagTTACAGTAACGTGAGTATAGGGAGTCATGGCAACAAAACATGATGCAGCAATCAACATGTTTTGCAATGATTAGAGTTCTTGGGTTTGAAAACCAACCTTTGCATTGCATTATGGCAGATTATATAAAACATTCTGTCTGTGTGGCCAGCTGTGAATTTCTATTTAGGAACAGTTgtttattaatgatttattaagAGACCTGCCAGTTGTAGCTAACCATGGTCActcttcatttttttgcataaatgtgATGAGGAATAAAGCTGTAATGGTCCAGGCATGAACAGGGTGTGTCAAAGGGGCTTCAGTCTTACTTTTCTTTTCAGATTACAGTAGACCTCCATGTATTTCTTATTCTTGAAAACATTATCTGTTTTCTTTTGCCAATAAATGCACTATCAGATGAGAAAGTCCTGCATAATTTGATAATATGATGCCTCCAACACTCagttaataattattttttttattattatgatgccAGGATGCTAAGAATTTAATAGTGGCATgttgtaattatttatataaagcAACATTCATTCCTGTATCCATTTATTCCCCCTCAATCGTTTGCAGTGATCATTCCAAAGATAGAGCGAACGCTGACCTACATCATCACCGAGTTGGATGAGAGGGAACGAGAGGAGTTTTACAGGTGACTCTCCATTGTCTACCAGCTTTATCCACCTCTGCAGATTAAACACGAAACTCATCATTGCACAACAGaatttatacaaaataatagaatgtaaatatgtacatcaATTTACTCATGTTTTTCACTTGGTAAGGCCTAGTAAGGCACTAAATGAGtgagggaaaaataaaattgacaGGCAGATTTCTACTAGTACTGTGCGGCATAAATGGTatagattttgattataccaaCCTACTGTAGAAATATAGCCATCATATGCACAAAAGAACACCTTACATGCAGCACGATGcattattttagaaaaatggACTATAGTATTGGGTACTATTGAGTTTAGTTAACTATCAAACAGAGGAGCAGTTAAAAAGAGTGGTGCAACGTTGAAAGTCTGACCTGAGTAAAATGAACTGTGGTTCCTGTATtccacagacattcacagatcttCGCTGTATTTCCTGTTactcattaaaaacataaaatcctCCACTTTTTAATACAGCCTGATTTAAGGTGCTCAATGTGCTGTATGCGATGGATGAAAATAAAAGGTCCAAgtgaacacaacacaatgtatGTAAATCCATGTGCATCATGCACACAATTGATAAGGCCGTAGATAAGGTCTTAGGGTTAGGTTTACATTTGGGGTTAGACTTGCTGGTGGAGTTGCGTGCAGCAAGTGGAAGACTGGCTGTATTATTTAACACTTTCACAACTGAAAAACCGTAGTCTTTGTACGTTTACAGACATACAcgactttgtgaaagtgttaaattttctgtttttgttgagtaagtaagagaaaatccagcagTTCTATTGAATACAGAACTCATAACTTTACTGAGGTCAAGACCTATATGGGAGAgatgttatatttttataattgcagatttgcacaataaatattacacattcatgGCTactttaaaatgtgtaaaaagtttatAATACAcgttcctgctgcagtgcctttgttATGGACCcattaccctttcaaaaacaaatctaaTTATATACCGCAATATTTCGTCTATGCTTCAATTTATATAGTTAGTTACCCCAATAAGTTGACCTGATGAATGTTTAGGCAGCTCTAAAACCCTGGCCAGACTCTATTTCTGTGTCTCAAAATGAGGACATGTCCAGGGTAAAGAGGACGTCTGTTCACCCTAAATAGGACTTGTTTCTCTGCGTTGTGCTGGCCATTATTGAGTAAAATGGTGAGAAGGTGACTGCGATGGAAAACTACTAGCCGGTGTTGTGATTTGTGAATTTACAAGATTATGCAATAGGGTTGAAAATATGCAGTAAATTGATTAATTGTACTTAATTGTAATTGTACcaattttttaacaaatgtGTTGATTCATATTATAGATTTGTAAAGaaaacatcaacatttatttgtcatttagCTCAAAATCACATATTGAATGTCAATGAGCAGCATAGTCAGTGTCCATAAAAGCTTTGCAAATGTTGCATCGGTGAAAGAATCAGTCTCACAAATATTACTCATGTGATAGTACTCTGTGACAGGTTTGGCGGATATACAGTATAGTAAGAAGTTAGAAGTTAGATTTTCCATGAAATTATTGATATGATCATAGCTGACGTTCCCTTGTCACCTCCAGATTAAAGAAGAtccaggagaagaagaaacagcTGCGGGAGAGGACGGAAAAGGAAATGGCCCGTCGTCTGGCTCAGTTGGGACCGATCGCTGAACCCACCAACATGCTGACCGAGGAAGCTGATGAGGACCTGCTCTTCGAGTGAAGTGTCCAGATGCAGGGAAGCGTGTGTGAATATGCTAATCGCTTCGTTCTCATCCCCTCAATGCTTCTTCCTGCTGTTCTGGAGtcctatttatttttgtgcctCTAAGGTCGCATAGATGTCTTGTGGaacagtttttttctctttgtgcgTGTTTTGTCTGGTAAGATACGTTGTGGAGGAATGGGTGAATAAATGGTTTTATGTACACAAATGGCTCAATAACATCTTTACTGAACTCAGTATTTCCATATCTGCACCCCAGTTTTCCTGTCACAATGTTGAAAAGGACTCCATTAGTATTTGATTCATTTGTAAAGTAGGTATCTGTCATTTAATGTAATGGGGTTAGTTCAGTAGATAGCATTGGTTACGCAGTACTGTATGTTGCATGATATTATGTAGTACAGTTATCTTGGCTGCTTTTAGTTTTCTGGTTAAGGCGAGAAGCCCTAGGCTAAGTGGCTGTGTGGGACAATGAATGTTTTGGACGTGCTATGGTGTTAATAATGTTCCCAATGGGAAGGGGAAAATAAACTGGAATCAAACTGAAATCTGTTTCTTGTTCTTTATTGGAATGAGTAAGGACTGCTGCTCTGCCTTGGGTGAGTCTATGCCCTGCACCCCCGATCAGGACTCAATGGTTTTGGATCGTGGGTAATAGCTGAATGATCTGAGAGATATTGTTAAGATTTCTCTCAAGCTATCAAAATATTAGACTGGCTGTAACCATGGTATACAATAGTTTATAACCAGTGGCATAACTTTGCGCGATGCATGCACATTACCAATCACGGTCGTGTTTTCTATCATTCAATCATACCACCAAATAAAAGTAAGAAATTGTATATAATGTCAGTGTACATGTGGGTAGGGTTAGGTTTTAAGTTAAGGTTTAGGCTTAGGGTTATCCATTTGCAGGTATGCTATTTTGACAAAGTATGTTTAATTGTCAGAACACCGCCTCTTCCGGCACACACGTGATTGTCCAGTGCTGAGCAGGAGGGGTTTCAGACACTGCAAACCCGCTCAGAATCTTCTTCAAAACAGGGCACAAAGTAACTGAGAGAACAGACCGGATCAGCCCCTCAAAGCCAATCTTAACTCAAGCCAATCAAGATGAGCTGAAATGTTTATCCGGATGCTCTTTTGCtttagtaaagtgaagtgattgtcacatgtgatacacagcagcacaacacacagtgaaatttgtcctctgcatttatcccatcggcaaccttctgattacggggccgcttccttaaccgctaggccaccactgccgcaatAAAAAATACGGAACGCTTCACAAATTTGCATGTCATCCTTGCGTTccaattttcatttatattttgttgtataATTATCGTAATTATAAGTGTCTCCATATATAACTGTATACATTCAATCAGAGATCTTTTTGTCAAATTGAATATTCCATGTTGATTTATAATAAGAAATTCATTTGAATTAGAATTAGAaattcatttgactttttttattcattttttaatattatttacaattCCTTTACTGCTATGTGCTTAATGGCAGTGTATTCATGCTATGTACACAATGGCAGTATTGTATTTCTAAGTACAACTCATAATTGCTCAAAACTGATCTGAGATCTGCAGTGAGGCTTAGCAGAGCCAAGAGGAAGGCACCCACTGGGGCTCTGTGTCCAGCCTGTCTATAGTGTGCAGCAGCTCCTGAAAGGCCTTCTCCTCATCAGCATTCACTATTACACTATGAAACAGGTGACCGAAATTCTGTTCAATCTCCAAGGCCTTCTCCACAATGTTCTTCAGGTCCTCAGGCTGAAATGAGATGAAATGAGAGGTGCAGAAGGGTTAAATCATCGTCTGAACATCCTAAATTTAAACACTCAGATTTGATCAATTTCGTTTAAATAtttgttgaaatattttatcacaatatgccttcttgtcttcttttgggtctaaatgatTCAAATACTATGGAATCAGAACACTGCCATTgataaaacatgcacaaaatcCACATTTGTAGACTGTGGTCACCAACCCAGAGGAATTCTTGATGTGTTTtatgcgaaaaaaaaaaacttttttgatgCCCACACACAATGGTATATATTTAAAACGACTGTGAAACACGTGGTCAAGGTCAGATGtatttatatagcacatttCCAACAGTTTGTACAGCCCAAATGCTGTACGTGAATCACAAGCACCACCACAATATAAATGCAGGAAAGACGTATTAACAGAACACTAGTAACAAAAATATAAGCGTTGAGGGTAAAAGTAAAAACCATTAAGAG
The window above is part of the Denticeps clupeoides chromosome 6, fDenClu1.1, whole genome shotgun sequence genome. Proteins encoded here:
- the LOC114793100 gene encoding V-type proton ATPase subunit D, which encodes MSGKDRIDIFPSRMAQTIMKARLKGAQTGRNLLKKKADALSMRFRQILRKIIETKTLMGEVMREAAFSLAEAKFAAGDFSTTVIQNVNKAQVKVRAKKDNVAGVTLPVFEHYQEGGDSYELTGLARGGEQLSRLKRNYAKAVELLVELASLQTSFVTLDEAIKITNRRVNAIEHVIIPKIERTLTYIITELDEREREEFYRLKKIQEKKKQLRERTEKEMARRLAQLGPIAEPTNMLTEEADEDLLFE